From Heteronotia binoei isolate CCM8104 ecotype False Entrance Well chromosome 17, APGP_CSIRO_Hbin_v1, whole genome shotgun sequence, one genomic window encodes:
- the LOC132585754 gene encoding IgGFc-binding protein-like → MCTSYSEHPYIAHVHAYIYRKTVKMLLLWAWFTLPCAALPPLSPQSSLCSGMNCEQGTICIIRQERPHCIAESHACHTTQCPEGTVCEITHGVPNCIPYAQPCHHITCQDGMICELLDGVPRCVTAPLSCANIHCKENTVCVITNNVPQCIPVPLSCQHFRCHPGTMCNIVNGWPMCVPIQPSCDKVLCSDGTVCEMVQGQPQCVPAPASCNVLLCEKGTTCETVGGHPKCVLRPSSCHDIKCAVGEVCEMEHDSPRCLPIPTSCDQIHCKLGMMCELVHTVPTCVSILPSCSRVECNAGSTCEMIDSWPNCVPATPALSCGENQCKSETTCEMVEGRAICVPTPQSCDKVICKAGTICHLVEGFPKCVPMLPSCDRVQCKPETVCTITDGWPRCVPIPPSCDKYRCKGGTICRVVDNWPKCVPIPTSCDNVRCKEETFCQMVDNWPKCVPTPPSCGKYRCKAGTVCEMVDNWPKCVPIPSCDKYQCKVGTICEMIDSWPKCVPILTSCHQYQCKEGTLCHVLDGYPKCVPMPQSCANYHCTEGTVCDATDGFPKCIPISHSCANHHCTAGTECQVVDGFPKCVPTSHSCANHHCTAGTACQVVDGFPKCVPTSHSCANHHCTAGTACQVVDGFPKCVPTSHSCANHHCTVGTECQVVDGFPKCVPTSHSCANHHCTAGTACQIVDGFPKCVVDGFPKCVPTSYSCANHHCTAGTACQVVDGFPKCVPTSHSCANHHCTAGTACQVVDGFPKCVPTSHSCANHHCTAGTACQLVDGFPKCVPTSHSCANHHCTAGTACQLVDGFPKCVPTSYSCANHHCTAGTACQVVDGFPECVPTSHSCANHHCTAGTACQVVDGFPKCVPTSHSCANHHCTAGTACQVVDGFPKCVPTSHSCANHHCTAGTACQVVDGFPKCVPTSHSCANHHCTAGTACQVVDGFPKCVPTSHSCANHHCTAGTACQVVDGFPKCVPTSYSCANHHCTAGTACQVVDGFPKCVPTSHSCANHHCTAGTACQVVDGFPKCVPTSHSCANHHCTAGTAWTECQVVDGLPKCFPSPQSCVNLHCTVGSSCSVVNGLPKCIPIPPSCAHHHCTEGTKCQIVDGFPKCIPITQSCANHHCTGGTKCQVVDGLPKCFSISQSCTNHHCNAGTKCQVVDGFPKCVPIPQSCANHHCTEGTKCQVVDGFPKCISIPQSCANHHCTAGTECQVVDGFPKCVPIPKFCANHPCKAGTACYVVGGIPRCVPIPQSCANLQCKEETVCNLVDGRPQCVHVSASCRSTHCKQGTVCHVINGWPRCVEAAQTCHTMHCRAGMTCEVKDGLPKCVPVFPTQSACWVSGQPHYHTFDGRNYDFQGTCAYTVVKTCKPSSKLPSFHVFTKSLKSSGTLFSFVSQVTLTVYSLNITMVKYEYGLVRVNQVRSRLPMSLHDGKLSLYHRGSQLVIETDFGLNLYYDWNYYLVVKATAVFQGHVCGLCGNYNGDPNDDFVTSSGGLATNSVEFGKSWKVEDGNRTCSHGCQGKCERCAPALFSKYSGEAFCGLMAKHKDGPFHPCHRLLRYKPYVDNCVSDLCAFDGYKQILCRALKTYADACQREGAAILNWRKEAGCPLLCPENSQYKTCGSACLATCNNFDAPKKCHLPCLETCECNPGYVLDGGRCIPKDRCGCIHQGHLYAPNEQFWDDPLCHRLCLCRPQDRRVICQGSQCRESSACRVDNGIRSCYPMNYSTCSILGQLHYVTFDGLHYDFYGTCVYRLSELCHRRTNLTHFQVLVQHELEGPSDPMANKVIEVTIYGMTIVVQRSRVLLNGLLINLPYIIEHSKVSIYHQGWDIVIKADFGFAMIFDWKNNLHLTVPRTYTGHLCGLCGNFNGNPDDDLQNRRGVSVPILREFGRTWKIRDIPGCTEMEKKECADIAQVELAQRKGKECGILLDQNGPFWDCHSKIPPTLYFRDCVFDYCSHRDDKNVICRIVSSYAAACQAAGAKINEWRSPRFCRPDCPANSHYEICARNCPVTCRSLFDQTVCNKLCHEGCECNTGFVLSGNRCVPVSQCGCLHQGFYYKVGDSFYPNGFCKEQCTCHPGGVMQCRPSSCGAHAECRIVNGVQTCHSLMAKTGTCHVFGDPHFLTFDGLTYDIQSNCTYVLTRSCTLKHSAPSFAVNVENERRSKGKVSVTKSVSVTAHQHTFTLMRERRGFILVNGAAHSVPFRLVNGGVRVYYHGDNLILQTDFGLHVSFDHFYHLVVTVPQSFQRQVCGLCGNYNDQRLDDFATPTGDRATSVLALTTSWIVNKPATLCTQDCSAFMCSSCLESRKASYVHNSQCGILQAPHGPFSACYSTLSPTIFFSNCVHDLCKARGNHVILCRSIHSYVTACQAAGVTINPWRTEQFCPMKCPAHSHYELCAKACPKGCQEATSITQCPLTCAEGCECDEGYFMAEYRCVPMSLCRCFYNGMWFKMGATVLSAECKQQCICNRKGRVVCKPYQCLTGKSCLLSNGKWDCVRQEGHCTIAHGDVFTTYDGVSGKVPSIGSYEISSLINTTSASWFRVVAVLQKCPTCPTPVVESVIIFFQDLIVRVNQEGLVWVNENPALLPAHPSKHVSVSQSQGVVTVSFRGDIRVLLSSNGEATVILSGTLFYQVQKACGNFNGVGADDLRLPNGTVVNNIGEVLNYWRVRTTAQQGLGKTHP, encoded by the exons ATGTGCACAAGTTATAGTGAACACCCGTACATTGCTCATGTACATGCATACATCT ACAGGAAAACTGTCAAAATGTTACTTCTGTGGGCCTGGTTCACTCTTCCATGTG CTGCTCTGCCCCCACTGAGCCCTCAGTCCAGCCTCTGCAGTGGAATGAATTGTGAACAGGGAACCATCTGCATCATTAGACAGGAGCGGCCACATTGCATCGCGGAATCTCACGCTTGTCACACCACCCAATGCCCAGAAGGGACTGTGTGTGAGATAACCCACGGTGTCCCCAACTGCATCCCTTATGCTCAGCCTTGTCATCACATCACATGCCAAGACGGGATGATCTGTGAACTGCTGGATGGAGTTCCCAGATGCGTAACAGCACCACTGTCATGTGCCAACATTCACTGCAAAGAAAACACTGTATGTGTCATAACCAATAACGTCCCTCAATGTATCCCGGTGCCGTTGTCCTGCCAACACTTCAGGTGCCACCCAGGAACCATGTGCAACATTGTTAATGGGTGGCCTATGTGTGTGCCCATCCAGCCTTCCTGTGACAAAGTCTTGTGCAGCGATGGAACTGTTTGCGAGATGGTTCAAGGACAGCCACAGTGCGTCCCAGCACCAGCATCCTGCAACGTCCTTCTGTGTGAAAAAGGAACCACGTGTGAGACAGTCGGTGGGCATCCAAAGTGTGTCCTACGGCCTTCATCTTGTCATGATATAAAATGTGCAGTTGGGGAGGTATGCGAGATGGAACATGACTCGCCTAGATGTCTACCCATCCCAACATCTTGTGACCAAATTCACTGCAAACTGGGAATGATGTGCGAGTTGGTTCATACCGTACCCACTTGCGTCTCTATCCTGCCTTCTTGCAGTAGGGTTGAATGCAATGCAGGAAGCACTTGTGAGATGATTGACAGCTGGCCAAACTGTGTGCCGGCCACCCCCGCACTATCCTGTGGTGAAAATCAGTGCAAGTCGGAGACCACATGTGAAATGGTTGAAGGAAGAGCAATATGTGTTCCTACACCACAGTCTTGTGACAAAGTCATCTGCAAAGCAGGAACCATATGTCATCTGGTTGAGGGGTTCCCCAAATGCGTCCCCATGCTGCCTTCCTGTGACAGAGTCCAATGCAAACCAGAAACTGTTTGCACAATCACTGACGGCTGGCCCAGATGTGTCCCTATCCCACCATCTTGTGACAAATACCGCTGCAAAGGAGGGACTATTTGCAGAGTTGTTGACAACTGGCCCAAATGTGTTCCCATCCCTACTTCTTGTGACAACGTGAGATGCAAAGAAGAGACATTTTGCCAAATGGTTGATAATTGGCCCAAGTGTGTTCCCACCCCACCATCCTGTGGCAAATACCGATGCAAAGCGGGCACTGTGTGTGAAATGGTTGATAATTGGCCCAAATGTGTTCCCATCCCATCTTGTGACAAATACCAATGCAAAGTGGGGACGATTTGTGAGATGATTGACAGCTGGCCAAAGTGTGTTCCCATCCTAACATCCTGTCATCAGTACCAGTGCAAAGAGGGGACTCTATGTCACGTTCTCGATGGGTACCCCAAATGTGTTCCCATGCCACAATCCTGTGCCAACTACCACTGCACTGAGGGGACCGTTTGTGATGCAACTGATGGGTTCCCCAAATGCATTCCCATCTCACACTCCTGTGCAAATCATCACTGCACTGCAGGGACTGAATGTCAG GTTGTTGATGGGTTCCCCAAATGTGTTCCCACCTCACACTCCTGTGCCAATCATCATtgcactgcgggaactgcatgtcAGGTTGTTGATGGGTTCCCCAAATGTGTTCCCACCTCACACTCCTGTGCCAATCATCATTGCACTGCAGGAACTGCATGTCAGGTTGTTGATGGGTTCCCCAAATGTGTTCCCACCTCACACTCCTGTGCCAATCATCACTGCACTGTGGGAACTGAATGTCAGGTTGTTGATGGGTTCCCCAAATGTGTTCCCACCTCACACTCCTGTGCCAATCATCACTGCACTGCAGGAACTGCATGTCAGATTGTTGATGGGTTCCCCAAATGT GTTGTTGATGGGTTCCCCAAATGTGTTCCCACCTCATACTCCTGTGCCAATCATCACtgcactgcgggaactgcatgtcAGGTTGTTGATGGGTTCCCCAAATGTGTTCCCACCTCACACTCCTGTGCAAATCATCACtgcactgcgggaactgcatgtcAGGTTGTTGATGGGTTCCCCAAATGTGTTCCCACCTCACACTCCTGTGCCAATCATCACtgcactgcgggaactgcatgtcAACTTGTTGATGGGTTCCCCAAATGTGTTCCCACCTCACACTCCTGTGCCAATCATCACtgcactgcgggaactgcatgtcAACTTGTTGATGGGTTCCCCAAATGTGTTCCCACCTCATACTCCTGTGCCAATCATCACtgcactgcgggaactgcatgtcAGGTTGTTGATGGGTTCCCCGAATGTGTTCCCACCTCACACTCCTGTGCAAATCATCACtgcactgcgggaactgcatgtcAGGTTGTTGATGGGTTCCCCAAATGTGTTCCCACCTCACACTCCTGTGCCAATCATCATtgcactgcgggaactgcatgtcAGGTTGTTGATGGGTTCCCCAAATGTGTTCCCACCTCACACTCCTGTGCCAATCATCATTGCACTGCAGGAACTGCATGTCAGGTTGTTGATGGGTTCCCCAAATGTGTTCCCACCTCACACTCCTGTGCCAATCATCATtgcactgcgggaactgcatgtcAGGTTGTTGATGGGTTCCCCAAATGTGTTCCCACCTCACACTCCTGTGCCAATCATCACtgcactgcgggaactgcatgtcAGGTTGTTGATGGGTTCCCCAAATGTGTTCCCACCTCATACTCCTGTGCCAATCATCACtgcactgcgggaactgcatgtcAGGTTGTTGATGGGTTCCCCAAATGTGTTCCCACCTCACACTCCTGTGCCAATCATCACtgcactgcgggaactgcatgtcAGGTTGTTGATGGGTTCCCCAAATGTGTTCCCACCTCACACTCCTGTGCCAATCATCACtgcactgcgggaactgcat GGACTGAATGTCAGGTTGTTGATGGGCTACCAAAATGTTTCCCCAGCCCACAATCCTGTGTGAACCTTCACTGCACTGTGGGAAGCTCATGTAGTGTTGTCAATGGATTACCAAAATGCATCCCCATCCCACCATCCTGTGCCCATCATCACTGCACTGAGGGGACCAAATGTCAGATCGTTGATGGGTTCCCCAAATGTATCCCCATCACACAGTCCTGTGCCAATCATCACTGCACCGGGGGGACCAAATGTCAGGTTGTTGATGGGTTGCCCAAATGTTTTTCCATTTCCCAGTCCTGTACCAATCATCACTGCAATGCAGGGACCAAATGTCAGGTTGTTGATGGGTTCCCGAAATGCGTCCCCATCCCCCAGTCCTGTGCCAATCATCACTGCACCGAGGGGACCAAATGTCAAGTTGTCGATGGATTCCCCAAATGCATCTCCATCCCCCAATCCTGTGCCAATCATCACTGCACTGCGGGGACTGAATGTCAGGTTGTTGATGGGTTTCCCAAATGTGTTCCCATCCCAAAATTCTGTGCCAATCATCCCTGCAAAGCAGGGACAGCATGTTACGTTGTTGGTGGGATCCCCAGATGCGTCCCCATCCCACAATCCTGCGCCAACCTCCAGTGTAAAGAGGAGACTGTCTGTAACTTGGTGGATGGCAGACCCCAATGTGTCCACGTCTCCGCTTCCTGCAGAAGCACTCACTGCAAACAGGGAACTGTATGTCATGTCATCAATGGCTGGCCCAGATGTGTGGAAGCTGCACAAACGTGCCACACAATGCACTGCAGGGCAGGCATGACTTGCGAAGTCAAGGATGGTTTACCCAAGTGTGTTCCTGTTTTCCCCACCCAGTCTGCTTGCTGGGTTTCTGGCCAGCCGCACTACCACACTTTTGATGGACGCAACTATGATTTCCAAGGTACCTGTGCCTACACTGTGGTCAAGACATGCAAGCCCAGTTCCAAGCTACCCTCCTTCCATGTTTTCACCAAGAGCCTGAAGAGCAGTGGCACCCTGTTCTCTTTTGTCAGCCAGGTCACCCTCACCGTCTACAGCCTCAACATCACCATGGTCAAGTATGAATACGGACTAGTCAGA GTCAACCAAGTACGCTCACGTCTGCCCATGAGTTTGCATGATGGGAAACTTTCTCTTTACCACCGGGGAAGCCAGCTGGTCATCGAGACAGACTTTGGCCTGAACCTTTACTATGACTGGAATTATTACCTCGTGGTAAAGGCTACCGCAGTATTCCAAGGCCACGTGTGCGGCCTGTGTGGCAACTACAACGGAGATCCAAACGATGACTTTGTGACATCTTCTGGTGGCTTGGCCACTAATTCAGTGGAGTTTGGCAAGAGCTGGAAGGTAGAGGATGGAAATAGAACCTGCAGTCATGGCTGCCAGGGCAAATGCGAGCGCTGCGCCCCAGCGCTCTTCTCCAAGTACAGCGGCGAGGCCTTTTGCGGACTAATGGCCAAACACAAGGATGGTCCTTTCCATCCCTGCCATCGCTTGCTCAGATACAAACCTTACGTGGACAACTGTGTGAGTGACCTCTGTGCTTTTGATGGCTACAAGCAGATCTTATGCCGAGCGTTGAAGACTTATGCTGACGCCTGCCAAAGAGAAGGGGCAGCAATACTGAACTGGAGGAAAGAGGCTGGCTGCC CCCTCTTGTGTCCGGAGAACAGCCAGTACAAGACCTGCGGTTCAGCATGTCTTGCCACCTGCAACAACTTCGATGCTCCAAAGAAATGCCACCTACCTTGCCTGGAGACTTGCGAGTGCAACCCAGGCTATGTGCTGGATGGTGGCAGGTGCATCCCTAAAGACCGATGTGGCTGCATCCATCAGGGTCACCTCTACGCCCCCAATGAGCAATTCTGGGATGACCCACTTTGTCACAGACTTTGCTTGTGTAGACCTCAAGACAGGAGAGTGATCTGTCAGGGATCCCAGTGTCGGGAGAGTTCAGCATGCCGTGTGGACAACGGCATCCGGAGCTGCTACCCCATGAACTACAGCACCTGCTCAATCCTGGGCCAGCTGCATTATGTCACCTTTGACGGGTTGCACTATGACTTCTACGGCACCTGTGTTTATCGCCTGTCCGAACTGTGCCACAGGAGGACAAACCTCACTCACTTCCAAGTCCTTGTGCAACATGAGCTGGAGGGCCCCAGCGATCCCATGGCCAACAAGGTCATCGAAGTCACTATCTATGGGATGACTATTGTAGTCCAACGCAGCAGAGTCTTG CTCAACGGCTTGTTGATCAACCTGCCTTACATCATCGAACACAGCAAAGTCTCCATTTACCACCAGGGCTGGGATATCGTGATCAAGGCCGATTTTGGATTTGCCATGATATTCGATTGGAAGAACAATCTCCATCTCACAGTGCCAAGAACTTACACTGGTCATTTGTGTGGCTTGTGCGGCAACTTCAACGGGAATCCGGATGACGACCTGCAGAACCGGAGAGGAGTATCGGTACCAATTCTAAGAGAATTTGGCAGAACCTGGAAGATTCGGGACATCCCGGGCTGCACGGAGATGGAAAAGAAGGAATGTGCAGATATCGCGCAGGTGGAGCTCGCCCAGAGGAAGGGCAAGGAGTGTGGCATCCTCTTGGATCAGAATGGTCCCTTCTGGGACTGCCACTCCAAGATCCCACCTACCTTATACTTCCGAGATTGCGTCTTTGACTATTGCTCCCACAGGGATGACAAGAACGTTATATGTCGCATTGTCTCCTCCTATGCGGCGGCTTGCCAAGCAGCCGGCGCCAAGATCAACGAGTGGAGATCCCCCAGGTTCTGCA GACCAGACTGCCCAGCAAACAGCCATTATGAAATCTGTGCCAGGAATTGCCCCGTGACCTGCCGCAGCCTCTTTGACCAGACAGTCTGCAACAAGTTGTGCCACGAAGGTTGTGAATGTAACACAGGTTTTGTTTTGAGTGGTAACAGGTGCGTCCCTGTCTCCCAGTGTGGTTGCCTCCATCAAGGCTTCTACTACAAAGTGGGCGACTCCTTCTATCCCAACGGGTTCTGCAAGGAGCAATGCACTTGCCACCCAGGTGGTGTCATGCAGTGCCGGCCTTCCTCCTGCGGGGCTCACGCGGAGTGTCGCATCGTGAACGGCGTGCAGACATGCCACTCCCTCATGGCCAAGACTGGGACTTGCCACGTGTTTGGGGACCCCCACTTTCTCACCTTCGATGGCCTCACCTATGACATCCAGAGCAACTGCACTTATGTCTTAACGCGAAGCTGCACGCTCAAGCACTCCGCTCCGTCCTTTGCAGTCAATGTGGAGAATGAGAGGCGGTCCAAGGGCAAGGTCTCTGTGACCAAGTCCGTCTCTGTCACAGCCCATCAACACACCTTCACTCTGATGCGAGAAAGGAGAGGCTTCATCCTG GTAAATGGGGCTGCCCACTCTGTACCTTTCCGCCTGGTTAATGGCGGGGTGCGGGTGTACTACCACGGTGACAACCTCATACTGCAGACGGACTTTGGCTTGCATGTCTCCTTTGACCATTTCTACCATCTCGTGGTCACTGTGCCTCAATCCTTTCAGAGGCAAGTCTGTGGCCTGTGCGGCAACTACAATGACCAACGTTTGGATGACTTTGCAACACCCACTGGGGACAGGGCAACGAGTGTCCTAGCCCTTACAACCAGCTGGATTGTGAACAAACCAGCAACACTCTGCACTCAGGACTGTAGTGCTTTTATGTGCAGCTCGTGCCTCGAGAGCCGGAAGGCCAGTTACGTGCACAACAGTCAGTGTGGCATACTACAAGCACCGCATGGCCCATTCAGTGCATGCTATtctactctcagccccaccatctTCTTCAGCAACTGCGTGCATGACCTCTGCAAGGCACGAGGGAACCATGTTATTCTCTGCCGCTCTATCCACAGCTATGTTACCGCCTGTCAAGCTGCCGGTGTCACAATCAACCCCTGGAGGACAGAGCAATTCTGTC CCATGAAATGCCCAGCCCACAGCCATTATGAACTGTGTGCTAAAGCTTGCCCCAAGGGCTGCCAAGAAGCAACCAGCATCACCCAATGCCCTCTCACCTGTGCCGAAGGCTGCGAGTGCGACGAGGGCTACTTTATGGCTGAGTACCGCTGCGTTCCCATGAGCCTGTGCCGGTGTTTCTACAATGGCATGTGGTTTAAG ATGGGAGCGACGGTGCTGTCAGCCGAATGCAAGCAGCAATGTATCTGCAACCGTAAAGGGCGGGTGGTGTGCAAACCCTATCAGTGCTTGACTGGGAAGTCCTGTCTCTTGAGCAACGGCAAATGGGACTGTGTTCGGCAGGAAGGTCACTGCACTATTGCCCATGGAGATGTCTTCACCACTTACGATGGAGTCTCTGGGAAAGTTCCTTCCATTGGATCCTATGAAATCTCCTCCCTCATCAACACCACATCTGCATCTTGGTTCCGGGTGGTGGCAGTGCTGCAGAAGTGCCCCACCTGCCCCACCCCTGTTGTGGAAtctgtcatcatcttcttccaggACCTTATTGTGCGAGTCAACCAGGAAGGTTTAGTTTGG